The stretch of DNA GACCTTGCACCGGTCATCTCACACAGAGTCCCCTTCAAGGACATAGCCGAGGCTTTTGCCCTGGTAGAATCGGGAGATCCAACGGTGTCCAAGGTAGTGATCACGTTCTGAGGCCGGCTTGAGCCTCAGAGCTGAACTGTGGAGGCAGACACAGTATCGTGTTTCCGGACGGGGGAGGAAGGTCCCTCCTAGAAGATGCATGACGGGAGAGTCCACAACCAGTATGAACGGGCACATCGTGGCGGTCGACATTGGAACTACACATTGCCGGTCCTTGGTGTACGACTTCGATGGAAAGGTCTTGGCGCGTTCAGAGCAGTCTTATCAGACTGACTACACTTCTCAGGATGCTGCCGAGCAGGACGTAAGATCAGTAAGCGCCGCCGTGGATCACACTGTGGCTGACTCTATTGCGCAGTCCGGGCTCTCGCGCGACTCCATCCTCGGCGTCGTCCTGTGCACAGTCTTTCACAGCCTGATAGGCGTGGACGAGCGAGACGAACCTGTCACTCCCCTCATAACGTGGGCGGATACCCGCAGCGTCACCCATAGTGAGCGGCTTCAGAAGGAGCTGGACTCCAGAGCGGTAAGGCAGAGAACTGGGTGCTCCATCCATCCCATGTACTTCCCTTCGCGCATCGCCTGGCTTCGTGCAGAGATGCCCGACGTATTCAGCCGCATCCGGCGGTTGATTTCCATCAAGGAGTACGTCATCAGGCAGTGGACGGGGGAGTACGTGGTGGACCTGTCGGTTGCCTCCGGCACCGGCCTGCTGAACCTGGAAGCGATGGAGTGGGACACCGAGCTCATGACGCACCTGGGTTTGCCGGAAGAGATGCTGTCGCCGCTTGTAGAACCGGTGACCGCTCTGCCACAGATCAAGGCCGACGTCAGAACCAGGCTTGGGCTTCCCGACCATGCTGTCCTGGTGGTGGGAGCCGCCGACGGCGCGCTCGCCCATCTTGGCACGGTGGGTGTGAGCAGGACCGGGGTCAGTCTCACGGTGGGAACAGGCGCCGCCATAAGGCGTCTCACAGACAAGCCCGCCCATACCTCAAAAGGTGAGACCTGGTGCTATTATCTGGCTGAGAAGAAGTGGCTTCACGGCACCCTGGTGCAGGATGCTGGCGCCTCATTCAGCTGGCTGGTCAAGGAGTTCTTTGAGGAGGAGGTTTCCAGGGCCAGGACTCAGGGGCTCGACCCTTACCACCACATCAACGAAATCCTGTCATCGACTCCGCCGGGAGCCAACGGACTTCTGTTCTTGCCGTTTCTGGGCGGAGAGCGGAGCCCGAACCTGAATCCTCGTCTCCGAGGGGCGGTGTTCGGCATCGGCTTCGGAACCAGACGGACAGACCTTGTGAGGGCCTTGGTAGAGGGAATAGCGTACAGACTGCACACAGCCTTCAGCTGTCTGGTGAATGACGAAGAGGGTGTCCGGATCGTAGTCACGGGCGGGTTTGTCTCGTCACCCGAGTGGGTTCAGACAACATGCGACTTCTTCGGCAGGGAGATGTACACCTCATGGCAGGGAGATGCGTCAGCATGGGGCGCCGCGCTGATCGGGATGCTGTCCCTGGGGCACCTTTCCAGCATTGAAGAGGTTGACAAGTACGTCCATGTTGCAGGTGTCAACAAGCCCCGGCCAGAGAATCTCAGTTTCTACAGGGCGATGTGCAGAAACTACGCCTCTGTTTATCGATCACTTGTTGAGACTCAGGGAAAATGCGGAGCTCAGCCTAATGGAGGGTATCGGGTTGCACGACCGGGTATCCTGGATTAGAATGTACCCGAAACCATGCTCTGCGGAGTGAGGGGCACCTCCCTCCAAAGGGCGCAAAACACTTACCTGAGGCCAAGGCTCAGCCTGAAGCAAAGGGACTCACTCAGCAGACGCGCGAACCGCGCAGCCCGGCCTATCGTCAGGATAGGCCCTTGTTTTGGGGCGGGGGTGCGTGAAGATGGACGGGAAACGCGTAGGTGTCATAGGAGTGGTGGTCGAGAACCCCAAGGCGGTTCAGCAGAGGTTGAACGACTTCATCAGCCAAGCGGGGGACATCATAATCGGCCGTATGGGGATTCCACAGAGAGAGCAGAACGTGGCCGTCATAGCCCTGCTCGTGGACGGGACCACCGATGACATCAACACGCTCACAGGCCAGCTGGGTTCGCTCCCCGGTGTGAGCGTGAGGGCGGCCTTGACCAGGAAGGGGATAGGAGGCACTCAAGATGATTAGGCGACTCTTGGTTCTCGCGGCCGTCCTGCCTTTGTTGGCCTACTCGGTTGCACTGGCGAGGCCGGGTGATGTCAAGCTGAATGTAATGGTCCTCTCGGGGACGACCGGGCTTTCACTTGTGAAGATACTCGAGGACAATCCCAATATCGGACCGGGTATAGCAGCCACCTACACGGTAGCCAAGAGCCCGGACGTAGTGGTCTCAAGGCTGGTTTCCGGTGAAGCCGACGTGGCTGCGTTACCCACCAATACCGCAGCGTTGCTCTACAACCGCGGTGTGCCTGTTCAGATAGCCGCCATCACTAACTGGGG from Bacillota bacterium encodes:
- a CDS encoding gluconokinase → MNGHIVAVDIGTTHCRSLVYDFDGKVLARSEQSYQTDYTSQDAAEQDVRSVSAAVDHTVADSIAQSGLSRDSILGVVLCTVFHSLIGVDERDEPVTPLITWADTRSVTHSERLQKELDSRAVRQRTGCSIHPMYFPSRIAWLRAEMPDVFSRIRRLISIKEYVIRQWTGEYVVDLSVASGTGLLNLEAMEWDTELMTHLGLPEEMLSPLVEPVTALPQIKADVRTRLGLPDHAVLVVGAADGALAHLGTVGVSRTGVSLTVGTGAAIRRLTDKPAHTSKGETWCYYLAEKKWLHGTLVQDAGASFSWLVKEFFEEEVSRARTQGLDPYHHINEILSSTPPGANGLLFLPFLGGERSPNLNPRLRGAVFGIGFGTRRTDLVRALVEGIAYRLHTAFSCLVNDEEGVRIVVTGGFVSSPEWVQTTCDFFGREMYTSWQGDASAWGAALIGMLSLGHLSSIEEVDKYVHVAGVNKPRPENLSFYRAMCRNYASVYRSLVETQGKCGAQPNGGYRVARPGILD
- a CDS encoding iron-only hydrogenase system regulator, translated to MDGKRVGVIGVVVENPKAVQQRLNDFISQAGDIIIGRMGIPQREQNVAVIALLVDGTTDDINTLTGQLGSLPGVSVRAALTRKGIGGTQDD